The Syntrophales bacterium DNA segment TCGTAGAAGCCGATGGAGGTGATCTCGGACAAGACGATATAAGCGCAGCGATGGTAACTGAGATAGTTCATGATCAGGCTGGCAATGTCGAGAAGATAGTTGCCGAGAAGGGTACTATCTTTAGGAAACAGCTTGAGATTCCCGTCGAGCGGATACAGTCCGTTACGCAAGAAACCGGCGGTGACGAGTCAACCAGCCCGCCAAGTAAAGTTATTATCTCAGCCAGCGAAAATGAAGTTGAGGCGCTCGCGGCGGTTGGGCCGGAGGCGTTTCCTCCCGAAGACCTGATCAAGCCAAAGTACGGGGACGACCTACTCGACTTAACGGGGAAAGCTCTGCCAACGGACGTTGGCCTACGCAGACTTGAAGAGAAGGCAAGAGAGACAGACATGCTGCATGGTACCTTGGAAACGGGTGAGACCAACGAGAGGAGGAAAACCAGCGAAAAAGAAGAGAGTTCAGATACTGCTGCAGGCGATGACGATAAGGTCAACATAACCCAAGTGTTAGGCCCGGGCCTTTTGTCCGGGATGGCAGGCAACGACGCTTCTGCCGTCGCCTCATACTCGTTGGATGGCGCCCAGAACGGTTACGGCCATCTCTGGCTGATGCTTCTTTCTACTCCATTGCTTCAAGCCGTTCAATTCGCGTGCGCCAAGATAGGTCGCGTCCAACAAAAAGGTCTGGCAGAAATACTTCGTGATCAGTACGGAAGAAAAGTGGCAGTGCCCGCTGCCTTGCTCCTGATTGTTGCGAATATTGCCTTGATCGCAGCTGATCTGGTAGCTATCAGCACTGGTCTCGAATTGATAACGGGTTTGCGGTGGGCATGGTTCGCGGCGCCGGTTGCCCTCGCCCTGTGGTATATCACGGTATACCAGAACTTTGACGCAATCAAAAAGATCTTCCTGGCGATGAGCATGGTTTTCGTGGCCTACATAATCACCGCCTTCTTTTCGAAGCCGGATTGGGGTGCAGTGCTAACCAATACATTTGTACCGCACGTGGACTTCGGCTTTGCCAGCATCAGCACAGCAGTTGCACTGTTGGGCGCGACTATCTCTCCCTACACGATCTTCTGGCAAGTACAGGGAGAAAAAGAAGAAAAACGCTCCGGTTCAACCAATCGCAAGTTCCGGCTCGCCGCCATAGACATTGCTGCCGGCGTGATCAGTGGCAACCTAATCGCGTACTTTATTATAATCTCTACCGCAGCTACATTGTTCACCAAGCACCAGCACATCCATACAGCACTCGATGCAGCACGTGCCTTGGAGCCGCTGGTTGGTCCCTTCGCCAAGTATCTGTTTGCCTTTGGTCTGATTGGAGCCGGTCTCATCGCCATCCCGGTGTTGCTGGCCAGCGCATCTTACGGCGTAGCCGGCACTATAGGCTGGCCGTCCGGTTTATCGAAGAAACCCTGGCAAAACGAGGGTTTTTATCTGATCTTGACGGTGGGGCTTGTTGTGAGTCTGCTCCTTGCAATGATTGGTCTCGATCCGGTACACCTCATGTTCTGGGCAAATGTGCTGCAAGGTGTGCTGTCTCCGGTCCTGGTCGTATTGCTTGTAGTGATAGGC contains these protein-coding regions:
- a CDS encoding divalent metal cation transporter, which encodes MKADIKTLGMGRRDCQKRVFGMSDKQSSEAKPERDGGAKQANQAGQGAQEEARKIEVGMVVEADGGDLGQDDISAAMVTEIVHDQAGNVEKIVAEKGTIFRKQLEIPVERIQSVTQETGGDESTSPPSKVIISASENEVEALAAVGPEAFPPEDLIKPKYGDDLLDLTGKALPTDVGLRRLEEKARETDMLHGTLETGETNERRKTSEKEESSDTAAGDDDKVNITQVLGPGLLSGMAGNDASAVASYSLDGAQNGYGHLWLMLLSTPLLQAVQFACAKIGRVQQKGLAEILRDQYGRKVAVPAALLLIVANIALIAADLVAISTGLELITGLRWAWFAAPVALALWYITVYQNFDAIKKIFLAMSMVFVAYIITAFFSKPDWGAVLTNTFVPHVDFGFASISTAVALLGATISPYTIFWQVQGEKEEKRSGSTNRKFRLAAIDIAAGVISGNLIAYFIIISTAATLFTKHQHIHTALDAARALEPLVGPFAKYLFAFGLIGAGLIAIPVLLASASYGVAGTIGWPSGLSKKPWQNEGFYLILTVGLVVSLLLAMIGLDPVHLMFWANVLQGVLSPVLVVLLVVIGNSRRIVGRNKLGLITNLGLVVAAIVMFGASALLFYGLATGQGGG